A genomic window from Ascaphus truei isolate aAscTru1 chromosome 1, aAscTru1.hap1, whole genome shotgun sequence includes:
- the SLC20A2 gene encoding sodium-dependent phosphate transporter 2 isoform X3, which produces MVLDQYLWMVIVGFIIAFILAFSVGANDVANSFGTAVGSGVVTLRQACILASIFETTGSVLLGAKVGETIRKGIVDVNLYNNTVDLLMAGEVSAMVGSAVWQLIASFLKLPISGTHCIVGSTIGFSLVAIGTHSVQWMQLVKIVASWFVSPLLSGLMSGVLFMLIKYFILNKEDPVPNGLRALPVFYAATIAINVFSILYTGAPLLGLEHFPVWATALISLGVAVLFALVVWFCVCPWMRKKIASRLKKEAALSRISQESLDKIQDEETPVFKELPGAKGNDESVVPLTSSSTEAAIGSDVVTNGNTRVPYGRAASMTNGSIRSPVSNGTFNFDGHSMKSDVHVYHTVHKDSGLYKDLLHKIHLDRVPDDRSSHDNNYRVLRRNNSYTCYTAAICGMPVHSTFKAAEPATPEDSEKLVGDTVSYSKKRIRYDSYSSYCNAVAEAEIEAEEGGVEMKLATELADPNPPQDDLLEEDKEEKDQSQVHLLFHFLQILTACFGSFAHGGNDVSNAIGPLVALWLIYQQGGVMQDASTPVWLLLYGGVGICAGLWVWGRRVIQTMGKDLTPITPSRSDLWWRWAGYAHVKRSTGVCSATSFWPGL; this is translated from the exons ATGGTTCTGGATCAGTATTTGTGGATGGTCATTGTCGGCTTCATTATAGCTTTCATCTTGGCATTTTCGGTAGGTGCAAATGATGTGGCCAATTCCTTTGGCACCGCAGTGGGGTCTGGCGTGGTCACTTTACGGCAGGCCTGCATCTTGGCTTCAATTTTCGAAACAACCGGCTCGGTATTACTGGGTGCGAAAGTTGGGGAAACTATCCGGAAAGGCATCGTCGATGTAAACCTTTACAATAACACGGTGGATTTGCTGATGGCTGGAGAAGTTAGCGCGATGGTTG GTTCTGCTGTATGGCAGCTAATTGCATCTTTCCTGAAACTCCCCATTTCCGGAACCCATTGCATTGTGGGCTCAACAATTGGTTTCTCCCTTGTTGCGATTGGTACACACAGTGTGCAGTGGATGCAGCTTGTCAAGATCG TTGCCTCTTGGTTCGTTTCCCCATTGCTTTCCGGTCTGATGTCTGGTGTGCTGTTTATGTTGATTAAGTATTTCATCTTGAATAAG GAGGATCCAGTGCCCAATGGTCTACGAGCACTACCAGTGTTTTATGCTGCTACAATAGCAATTAATGTATTTTCCATATTATATACAGGGGCCCCTT TACTTGGACTTGAACACTTTCCTGTGTGGGCTACTGCTCTCATATCATTAGGCGTCGCCGTTCTTTTTGCATTAGTAGTGTGGTTTTGTGTATGCCCATGGATGAGAAAGAAAATAGCaa GTAGATTAAAGAAAGAAGCAGCATTGTCACGGATATCGCAGGAAAGCCTTGATAAAATCCAAGACGAAGAGACTCCTGTCTTCAAAGAGCTGCCCGGTGCAAAGGGAAATGATGAAAGTGTGGTGCCTCTCACCAGTTCCTCCACTGAAGCTGCTATTGGGTCTGATGTGGTAACAAATGGAAACACCAGGGTACCATACG GAAGAGCTGCATCTATGACAAATGGCTCTATTAGATCTCCAGTTTCCAATGGTACATTTAATTTTGACGGGCACAGCATGAAAAGCGATGTTCACGTATATCACACGGTGCACAAGGACTCTGGTCTCTACAAGGACTTGCTGCACAAAATACATCTCGACAGGGTGCCTGATGACCGCTCCTCACATGATAACAACTACAGGGTACTGAGGCGCAACAACAGCTACACATGTTACACTGCTGCCATTTGCGGCATGCCGGTACACTCTACATTCAAAGCGGCAGAGCCAGCCACGCCAGAGGACAGTGAGAAGCTGGTTGGGGACACTGTGTCTTACTCAAAAAAACGCATACGCTACGACAGCTACTCCAGCTACTGCAACGCGGTCGCCGAAGCAGAGATTGAAGCAGAGGAAGGCGGTGTAGAGATGAAGCTAGCCACGGAGCTGGCTGACCCAAATCCACCTCAAGACGATTTATTGGAAGAAGACAAAGAGGAGAAGGACCAGTCCCAAGTTCACCTCCTCTTCCACTTCCTTCAGATTTTGACTGCCTGCTTCGGATCCTTTGCTCATGGTGGGAACGATGTTAG CAATGCCATTGGCCCGCTGGTTGCTCTCTGGCTGATTTACCAGCAAGGTGGGGTAATGCAAGACGCCTCAACCCCTGTGTGGTTGCTGTTGTATGGAGGAGTTGGCATCTGCGCTGGGCTCTGGGTGTGGGGTCGACGG